Below is a window of Ignavibacteriales bacterium DNA.
AACTGATTGAGCAATTTCTGCATCAAGTTTTGTATCGTAATTCATAAAACTGCCAAGGCCAATAGGTATGCCCGTTGCCACAGTAATAAATGTTCCACCTAATGTATCACCATTTTTTTTGGCAAGCTTTATTTTTCGAATAATTTTTTCTTCCTGAGATAATTCTAAAACCCTAACTAAGCTTTCATCAGCTCTATCAGACATTGATTTTGCAGTATTTTTTTTTTGAACCGAATTATTAAAAAGTTTTTCGGTAAAGTTATTTTCTGGATAAACTCCGCCGATACTTTCAACAAAACTTCCAATTGTAATTCCAAATTCCTCGAGTAACTTTCTTGCTATCGAACCGGCGGCAACTCGTGCTGCTGTTTCTCTTGCAGATGAACGCTCAATTGAGTTTCTTATATCATCAAAATTATACTTTGAAACACCAACTAAATCGGCATGACCCGGACGAGGAATTGTTACTTTTTGAACTTTTTGATTTACTGGAGCAACTGACATTAATGTTTGCCAATTTTCCCAATCACTGTTTTTAATCAGTATTGAAATTGGTGAGCCGAGAGTATTTCCAAATCTAACACCTGATAAAATTTCTGCTTTATCGGTTTCAATCTTCATCCGCAATCCGCGACCATAACCAAATTGTCTGCGTCTTAATTGTTGATTGATATAACTTTCAGAAATTTTTAAGTTGGATGGAAATCCATCAATAATAGTTGTGAGTGCTTTACCGTGTGATTCACCCGCGGTAAGAAATCTAATCATTTACTTTCCTAAGCTTTTAGCAAATATAAAAAAAAACGTCCCGAAATTATCGGGACGTTTAAATAAATTATAGGATCATTCTTTACTATTCCGGTATCTCTAACCCAACAAACCTAGAGTTACCATCTTTATCCTGAACTTTTAACAAAACAGCCTTACCTTT
It encodes the following:
- the aroC gene encoding chorismate synthase, which gives rise to MIRFLTAGESHGKALTTIIDGFPSNLKISESYINQQLRRRQFGYGRGLRMKIETDKAEILSGVRFGNTLGSPISILIKNSDWENWQTLMSVAPVNQKVQKVTIPRPGHADLVGVSKYNFDDIRNSIERSSARETAARVAAGSIARKLLEEFGITIGSFVESIGGVYPENNFTEKLFNNSVQKKNTAKSMSDRADESLVRVLELSQEEKIIRKIKLAKKNGDTLGGTFITVATGIPIGLGSFMNYDTKLDAEIAQSVMSINAVKAVEIGEGFLLAEKFGSKSHDEIILKKDVISRRTNRAGGIEGGVSTGLPIIVRAAMKPIATLMSPIESVDLSTMKKIDARRERSDFVAVPACAVIAESMLAWSIAKFFLQKFGSDSMEELKDNYTTYNKKLFKRTKNNFKS